A stretch of the Armatimonadota bacterium genome encodes the following:
- a CDS encoding HDIG domain-containing protein → MNREEAWALVCEWVQNPNLRKHLRAVEAAMRTYARRFGEDEEAWGIVGLLHDLDYERHPSLEEHPFVAAEELRRRGVPEPWVRAVLAHGDHTGVKRETPMERALFACDEMVGFVIAVALVKGRSLQKVDPDSVRRKMKDKAFARAVRREDLVRGAEELGVPLDEHIATVVEALRSIAPELGLEG, encoded by the coding sequence ATGAACCGGGAGGAAGCCTGGGCGCTGGTGTGCGAGTGGGTGCAGAATCCGAACCTGCGCAAGCACCTGCGGGCGGTGGAGGCGGCCATGCGGACTTATGCCCGGAGATTCGGGGAGGACGAGGAGGCGTGGGGGATCGTGGGTCTCCTGCACGACCTGGACTACGAGCGACACCCCTCTCTGGAGGAGCACCCCTTCGTGGCCGCAGAGGAGCTGCGGCGGCGCGGGGTCCCAGAGCCGTGGGTGCGGGCCGTGCTGGCGCACGGGGATCACACCGGCGTGAAGCGGGAGACCCCCATGGAGCGGGCCCTGTTCGCCTGCGACGAGATGGTGGGGTTCGTGATCGCGGTGGCTCTGGTGAAGGGGAGATCCCTCCAGAAGGTGGATCCGGACTCCGTGCGCCGGAAGATGAAGGACAAGGCCTTTGCCCGGGCCGTGCGGCGGGAGGACTTGGTGCGGGGCGCGGAGGAGCTGGGGGTTCCTCTGGACGAGCACATCGCCACGGTGGTGGAGGCCCTGCGGTCCATCGCTCCCGAGCTGGGGCTAGAAGGCTAA